Proteins co-encoded in one Gossypium arboreum isolate Shixiya-1 chromosome 11, ASM2569848v2, whole genome shotgun sequence genomic window:
- the LOC108473499 gene encoding YTH domain-containing protein ECT3-like isoform X1: MATADSILANFTSLEVADSLENLSMDSQAKTTKVPEPVKKDFYSDNGSYMYQQAYGYMPYGAYSMPSSSLPLMGHDGQLHALQEYYYPSTYYQPPQQTSQTDASQVVVSTVNADDQASLSTETNTGNLSTVESGAGLSGNTGSGSQKSTFKVSSLNPNASYKRESFPTGKSEGHQNSRFSYEGVQPTIPWIDMSVSSNGQSKHTANNGFSSYAKNLSSGRNGNLHPFPHFMHLHNARPSSGVAQAFGYMNHIYPNNMTYGHYGNTNGGGSGSGFGSYGCSAWKKGQGCYNVGNNNKSRGLGYGKENMDGLNELNKGPRVKGSNNKDGFGTATLAVKDQNLPLTESNKENSVSLVPDLGQYNKEDFPDSYSNAKFFVIKSYSEDDVHKSVKYNVWASTSNGNKKLDAAFREAKEKPDGCPVFLLFSVNTSGQFVGVAEMVDQVDFNKTLEYWQQDKWTGCFPVKWHIIKDVPNTLLRHITLENNENKPVTNSRDTQEVNFEQGIQILKIFKDHSSKTCILDDFEFYEARQKTIQEKKAKHQLLQEKVLSGEPNDAVMEKKENVAIANNALEKSVESASIKEPTVASTTEVEKANVDVKPVQENGSVTATEDGPNSVCVASAC; this comes from the exons AAGTTGCAGATTCACTGGAGAATTTGTCTATGGATTCACAAGCCAAGACCACAAAAGTTCCTGAGCCTGTTAAGAAG GATTTTTACAGTGATAATGGCTCTTACATGTACCAGCAAGCTTATGGTTATATGCCATATGGGGCATATTCCATGCCCAGTTCATCTCTTCCACTTATGGGACATGATGGCCAGCTGCATGCACTGCAAGAATACTATTATCCAAGTACTTATTACCAACCACCTCAGCAAACTAGTCAAACAGATGCTTCTCAAGTGGTGGTTTCAACTGTCAATGCAGATGATCAAGCTTCTTTATCAACTGAAACAAATACAGGAAATTTGAGCACTGTAGAAAGTGGTGCGGGTTTGAGTGGTAATACTGGTTCTGGGTCACAAAAATCAACTTTCAAGGTCTCCTCTCTAAATCCGAATGCTTCCTATAAAAGAGAAAGCTTTCCAACAGGTAAATCCGAAGGTCATCAGAATTCAAGATTTAGCTACGAAGGGGTCCAGCCAACAATTCCTTGGATAGATATGTCAGTGTCTTCTAATGGGCAATCCAAGCATACCGCTAATAATGGATTCTCTTCATATGCAAAAAACCTTTCATCTGGCAGAAATGGGAATCTTCATCCCTTTCCTCATTTCATG CATTTGCACAATGCAAGACCATCATCAGGTGTAGCCCAAGCATTTGGATACATGAATCACATTTACCCTAACAACATGACCTATGGCCATTATGGAAACACCAATGGAGGGGGTTCTGGTTCTGGTTTTGGATCATATGGCTGCTCTGCCTGGAAGAAAGGGCAAGGGTGCTATAATGTTGGTAACAACAACAAATCTAGGGGTCTTGGTTATGGAAAAGAGAATATGGATGGTTTAAATGAGCTGAACAAAGGACCCAGAGTAAAAGGGAGTAACAACAAGGATGGTTTTGGAACTGCAACACTAGCTGTTAAAGATCAGAACCTTCCATTGACTGAGAGCAATAAGGAGAACAGTGTTTCTCTTGTTCCAGATCTGGGCCAGTACAACAAAGAGGATTTTCCTGATAGTTATTCAAATGCCAAGTTTTTTGTTATTAAATCATATAGTGAGGATGATGTCCACAAAAGTGTCAAATACAATGTGTGGGCCAGTACATCTAATGGCAACAAGAAGCTTGATGCAGCATTCCGTGAGGCCAAGGAGAAGCCTGATGGCTGTCCTGTATTTCTATTGTTCTCG GTTAATACCAGTGGTCAATTTGTTGGGGTAGCAGAGATGGTCGACCAAGTTGATTTTAACAAGACTCTAGAGTACTGGCAACAGGACAAGTGGACTGGTTGCTTCCCTGTGAAGTGGCACATCATTAAGGACGTGCCAAACACTTTGCTGAGGCACATAACACTTGAGAACAACGAGAACAAGCCTGTCACTAATAGTAGGGACACCCAAGAG GTTAATTTTGAGCAGGGGAtccaaattcttaaaatttttaaagatcaTTCCAGTAAGACGTGCattcttgatgattttgaattttatgaagcTCGTCAGAAGACAATCCAAGAGAAAAAGGCTAAGCATCAGCTGTTACAAGAAAAA GTTTTGAGTGGAGAGCCTAATGATGCTGtaatggagaagaaagaaaatgTGGCAATAGCAAATAACGCTTTGGAAAAGTCTGTGGAGTCAGCGTCGATAAAAGAACCAACTGTTGCATCAACAACAGAAGTAGAAAAGGCTAATGTCGATGTGAAACCTGTACAAGAGAATGGATCAGTTACAGCAACTGAAGATGGCCCCAACTCAGTTTGTGTTGCGAGTGCTTGCTAA
- the LOC108473499 gene encoding YTH domain-containing protein ECT3-like isoform X2 encodes MATADKVADSLENLSMDSQAKTTKVPEPVKKDFYSDNGSYMYQQAYGYMPYGAYSMPSSSLPLMGHDGQLHALQEYYYPSTYYQPPQQTSQTDASQVVVSTVNADDQASLSTETNTGNLSTVESGAGLSGNTGSGSQKSTFKVSSLNPNASYKRESFPTGKSEGHQNSRFSYEGVQPTIPWIDMSVSSNGQSKHTANNGFSSYAKNLSSGRNGNLHPFPHFMHLHNARPSSGVAQAFGYMNHIYPNNMTYGHYGNTNGGGSGSGFGSYGCSAWKKGQGCYNVGNNNKSRGLGYGKENMDGLNELNKGPRVKGSNNKDGFGTATLAVKDQNLPLTESNKENSVSLVPDLGQYNKEDFPDSYSNAKFFVIKSYSEDDVHKSVKYNVWASTSNGNKKLDAAFREAKEKPDGCPVFLLFSVNTSGQFVGVAEMVDQVDFNKTLEYWQQDKWTGCFPVKWHIIKDVPNTLLRHITLENNENKPVTNSRDTQEVNFEQGIQILKIFKDHSSKTCILDDFEFYEARQKTIQEKKAKHQLLQEKVLSGEPNDAVMEKKENVAIANNALEKSVESASIKEPTVASTTEVEKANVDVKPVQENGSVTATEDGPNSVCVASAC; translated from the exons AAGTTGCAGATTCACTGGAGAATTTGTCTATGGATTCACAAGCCAAGACCACAAAAGTTCCTGAGCCTGTTAAGAAG GATTTTTACAGTGATAATGGCTCTTACATGTACCAGCAAGCTTATGGTTATATGCCATATGGGGCATATTCCATGCCCAGTTCATCTCTTCCACTTATGGGACATGATGGCCAGCTGCATGCACTGCAAGAATACTATTATCCAAGTACTTATTACCAACCACCTCAGCAAACTAGTCAAACAGATGCTTCTCAAGTGGTGGTTTCAACTGTCAATGCAGATGATCAAGCTTCTTTATCAACTGAAACAAATACAGGAAATTTGAGCACTGTAGAAAGTGGTGCGGGTTTGAGTGGTAATACTGGTTCTGGGTCACAAAAATCAACTTTCAAGGTCTCCTCTCTAAATCCGAATGCTTCCTATAAAAGAGAAAGCTTTCCAACAGGTAAATCCGAAGGTCATCAGAATTCAAGATTTAGCTACGAAGGGGTCCAGCCAACAATTCCTTGGATAGATATGTCAGTGTCTTCTAATGGGCAATCCAAGCATACCGCTAATAATGGATTCTCTTCATATGCAAAAAACCTTTCATCTGGCAGAAATGGGAATCTTCATCCCTTTCCTCATTTCATG CATTTGCACAATGCAAGACCATCATCAGGTGTAGCCCAAGCATTTGGATACATGAATCACATTTACCCTAACAACATGACCTATGGCCATTATGGAAACACCAATGGAGGGGGTTCTGGTTCTGGTTTTGGATCATATGGCTGCTCTGCCTGGAAGAAAGGGCAAGGGTGCTATAATGTTGGTAACAACAACAAATCTAGGGGTCTTGGTTATGGAAAAGAGAATATGGATGGTTTAAATGAGCTGAACAAAGGACCCAGAGTAAAAGGGAGTAACAACAAGGATGGTTTTGGAACTGCAACACTAGCTGTTAAAGATCAGAACCTTCCATTGACTGAGAGCAATAAGGAGAACAGTGTTTCTCTTGTTCCAGATCTGGGCCAGTACAACAAAGAGGATTTTCCTGATAGTTATTCAAATGCCAAGTTTTTTGTTATTAAATCATATAGTGAGGATGATGTCCACAAAAGTGTCAAATACAATGTGTGGGCCAGTACATCTAATGGCAACAAGAAGCTTGATGCAGCATTCCGTGAGGCCAAGGAGAAGCCTGATGGCTGTCCTGTATTTCTATTGTTCTCG GTTAATACCAGTGGTCAATTTGTTGGGGTAGCAGAGATGGTCGACCAAGTTGATTTTAACAAGACTCTAGAGTACTGGCAACAGGACAAGTGGACTGGTTGCTTCCCTGTGAAGTGGCACATCATTAAGGACGTGCCAAACACTTTGCTGAGGCACATAACACTTGAGAACAACGAGAACAAGCCTGTCACTAATAGTAGGGACACCCAAGAG GTTAATTTTGAGCAGGGGAtccaaattcttaaaatttttaaagatcaTTCCAGTAAGACGTGCattcttgatgattttgaattttatgaagcTCGTCAGAAGACAATCCAAGAGAAAAAGGCTAAGCATCAGCTGTTACAAGAAAAA GTTTTGAGTGGAGAGCCTAATGATGCTGtaatggagaagaaagaaaatgTGGCAATAGCAAATAACGCTTTGGAAAAGTCTGTGGAGTCAGCGTCGATAAAAGAACCAACTGTTGCATCAACAACAGAAGTAGAAAAGGCTAATGTCGATGTGAAACCTGTACAAGAGAATGGATCAGTTACAGCAACTGAAGATGGCCCCAACTCAGTTTGTGTTGCGAGTGCTTGCTAA